The following are encoded together in the Capsulimonas corticalis genome:
- a CDS encoding glycosyl hydrolase family 18 protein — MIFMKRRHFSCALALIALGVALCVAAEAFADSTAVTRRISPVAGIYNLTADAAAIDGKTAHLEMGDGQPHVGWWTDPKDTVRWDIRVPKASAGQYRIVMEYACIAGSTGAPFVVSAGPKPGQSVSGVVAETGPTWTDFRAQTLDGTVTLTPGQTTLRVTPLAAPGGAVMNLRRILLDPVKRAAPGKRKDFHIVAYLPEYRVMALNPELARYVTDLIFFSLSPTPEGGIDDSRLTPEMEAKLQEIKQRYHPRLEAAFGGGDRSGMFSAMATDPAKRKRFTQNLVLFCQKHGFDGIDYDWEFPNTPEEKAGLKSLILETKEAFAPHGLRLSMALATWDTIDPKALAACDLLNLMTYFDNTHHAPVAGAQADALGLVSKGAPIGKVCMGIPFYTETAVAMQDHREAPTYGELDKQTPLAANVDDADIFHFNGPETVRQKALFALGQGLGGVMIWELGQDTRDGALVRSIAGAVRGLPAASDTAVR, encoded by the coding sequence ATGATATTCATGAAACGCCGCCATTTCTCTTGCGCTCTCGCGCTGATTGCGTTGGGCGTCGCGCTTTGCGTCGCGGCGGAAGCGTTTGCGGATTCGACCGCCGTCACGCGCCGTATTTCTCCGGTGGCGGGGATTTACAATCTGACGGCCGACGCCGCGGCGATCGATGGCAAGACGGCGCATTTGGAGATGGGAGACGGCCAGCCGCACGTGGGGTGGTGGACCGATCCCAAGGACACGGTCCGCTGGGACATCCGTGTTCCGAAGGCGAGCGCCGGACAATATCGGATCGTGATGGAGTACGCGTGTATCGCGGGCAGTACGGGGGCTCCGTTCGTCGTTTCGGCGGGACCGAAGCCGGGGCAGAGCGTCTCGGGCGTCGTGGCGGAGACGGGGCCGACGTGGACGGATTTCCGGGCGCAGACGCTGGACGGGACGGTGACGCTGACTCCGGGGCAAACGACCCTGCGCGTGACGCCGCTGGCGGCGCCGGGCGGCGCTGTCATGAACCTGCGCCGCATTTTGCTCGATCCCGTGAAGCGGGCGGCTCCGGGGAAGCGCAAGGACTTTCACATCGTCGCGTATCTGCCGGAATATCGGGTCATGGCGCTCAACCCCGAGCTGGCGCGGTACGTCACGGATCTCATTTTCTTTTCCCTGTCGCCGACGCCCGAAGGCGGTATCGACGATTCGCGTCTCACTCCGGAGATGGAAGCGAAGCTTCAGGAGATCAAGCAGCGTTACCATCCGCGCTTGGAAGCGGCGTTTGGCGGCGGCGACCGGTCCGGCATGTTCTCAGCGATGGCGACCGATCCGGCAAAACGGAAGCGGTTCACGCAGAATCTGGTTCTGTTCTGCCAAAAGCACGGATTTGACGGGATTGATTATGACTGGGAGTTTCCGAATACTCCCGAGGAAAAAGCGGGCCTGAAGTCGCTGATTCTGGAAACGAAAGAGGCTTTTGCGCCGCATGGACTGCGCCTGAGCATGGCGCTGGCGACCTGGGACACCATCGATCCGAAGGCGCTGGCCGCCTGTGATCTGCTGAACCTGATGACGTACTTTGACAATACGCATCACGCGCCGGTGGCCGGCGCGCAGGCGGATGCGCTGGGGCTGGTTTCCAAGGGCGCGCCCATTGGGAAAGTCTGCATGGGAATCCCTTTTTACACGGAAACCGCAGTCGCCATGCAGGATCATCGGGAAGCGCCGACGTATGGTGAACTCGACAAACAAACGCCATTGGCGGCGAATGTGGATGACGCCGACATCTTTCACTTCAACGGTCCCGAGACCGTGCGTCAAAAGGCGCTGTTCGCGCTTGGTCAGGGACTGGGCGGCGTCATGATCTGGGAGCTGGGACAGGACACCCGGGATGGGGCGCTGGTCAGATCCATCGCCGGGGCCGTTCGCGGGCTTCCGGCGGCCAGCGATACGGCCGTGCGTTAA
- a CDS encoding Gfo/Idh/MocA family protein, whose product MTTQSNETNLKIGILSFAHGHAGSYASEIVQRPGVTLAGVWDADAERGQACAKQFGTTFYASEAELLALGLDGVVVASENTHHRRLVELAADSGVKAVVSEKPLATTVEDARAMIDYCAARNVKLATAFPCRHSPAFKRLREQIQSGAVGEILAIRGTNRGTMPGGWFIDLPLSGGGAVIDHTVHVADLIWLLLGKNATEVYAEIGNGFYHQEYDDTGFLTISYDGGVFATLDTSWSRPKTFPTWGDVTLQVVGTGGVFELDLFGQQLEQYDDAAGRVLWPNWGSSLDGELVDGFLKLSAGEEAPDTATGEDGLRALEIALAAYKSAEAKQPAAV is encoded by the coding sequence ATGACGACCCAGAGCAACGAAACGAATTTGAAGATCGGTATTCTCTCCTTCGCCCACGGACACGCCGGCTCCTACGCCAGCGAGATCGTGCAGCGCCCCGGCGTCACCCTGGCCGGCGTCTGGGACGCCGACGCCGAACGCGGCCAGGCCTGCGCCAAGCAGTTTGGAACCACGTTCTACGCCTCCGAGGCCGAACTGCTGGCGCTGGGGCTGGACGGCGTGGTGGTCGCGAGTGAAAACACGCACCATCGACGCCTTGTGGAGCTGGCCGCCGATTCCGGCGTCAAGGCCGTTGTCAGCGAAAAGCCGCTCGCCACGACCGTGGAAGACGCCCGCGCCATGATCGACTACTGCGCCGCGCGCAACGTCAAGCTCGCGACCGCGTTTCCCTGCCGCCACTCGCCCGCCTTCAAGCGCCTGCGCGAACAGATCCAGTCCGGCGCCGTCGGCGAAATCCTCGCCATTCGCGGCACGAACCGCGGCACGATGCCCGGCGGCTGGTTCATCGACCTGCCCCTCTCCGGCGGCGGCGCGGTGATCGACCACACGGTCCATGTCGCCGACCTGATCTGGCTGCTGCTGGGCAAGAACGCGACCGAAGTCTACGCCGAGATCGGCAATGGCTTCTACCACCAAGAATACGATGACACCGGCTTCCTGACGATCAGCTATGACGGCGGCGTCTTCGCCACCCTGGACACCAGCTGGTCCCGCCCCAAAACCTTCCCGACCTGGGGCGACGTCACGCTGCAAGTCGTCGGCACTGGCGGCGTGTTCGAGCTGGACCTCTTCGGCCAGCAACTGGAGCAGTACGATGACGCCGCCGGCCGCGTTCTCTGGCCGAACTGGGGCAGCAGCCTCGACGGCGAGCTCGTCGACGGCTTCCTCAAGCTCAGCGCCGGCGAAGAGGCGCCCGACACCGCGACCGGCGAAGACGGCCTGCGCGCCTTAGAAATCGCCCTCGCCGCCTACAAGTCCGCCGAGGCGAAACAGCCGGCGGCGGTGTAA
- a CDS encoding Gfo/Idh/MocA family protein — protein sequence MTYRVALIGAGNMGGWHANQWKHVEGAELVGVLDPRQEAAHAHGPVFSDWDTLLSKAKPDIIDICTPTPVHREYVELAAAAGKAIFVEKPLSRSIEDCEAIIKAVEKAGVPAMAGHVVRYFPEYAAAKRIVDEGGVGKPATVRTARMSGFPTITGRENWYANAEKSGGVVLDMILHDFDWLRWTFGPVTRVMAKGLFGTGRFDERLDYALVTLRFESGVVGHVTGSWAHPSGFQTTYEVAGDKGLISHDSNKSVSLSSNLRSKDGAGAGVTVPESPMFVTDDPYYKELNAFVQALRAGVTPPVTVYDALEAARIALAALESIETGKAVTL from the coding sequence ATGACTTATCGTGTGGCGCTCATCGGCGCCGGCAATATGGGCGGCTGGCACGCCAACCAGTGGAAGCATGTCGAGGGCGCCGAACTGGTCGGCGTTCTGGATCCGCGCCAGGAAGCGGCGCATGCGCATGGCCCCGTCTTCAGCGACTGGGACACGCTGCTCTCCAAGGCGAAACCGGACATCATCGACATCTGCACCCCGACGCCCGTCCACCGCGAATATGTGGAGCTGGCGGCGGCGGCGGGCAAGGCGATCTTCGTGGAGAAGCCGCTTTCGCGCAGTATTGAAGACTGCGAAGCCATTATCAAGGCCGTCGAAAAGGCGGGCGTCCCGGCGATGGCCGGACACGTGGTGCGATACTTCCCCGAGTACGCCGCCGCCAAGCGAATCGTGGATGAGGGCGGCGTCGGCAAGCCGGCGACCGTGCGCACGGCGCGTATGTCGGGCTTCCCGACGATCACCGGCCGCGAGAACTGGTACGCCAACGCCGAAAAGAGCGGCGGCGTCGTCCTGGATATGATCCTGCACGACTTCGACTGGCTGCGCTGGACCTTCGGCCCCGTGACGCGCGTCATGGCGAAGGGCCTCTTCGGAACCGGCCGCTTCGACGAGCGTCTGGACTACGCCCTGGTCACCCTGCGCTTCGAATCCGGGGTGGTCGGTCATGTGACGGGATCCTGGGCGCACCCGAGCGGCTTCCAGACGACTTACGAAGTGGCGGGCGACAAGGGCCTGATCTCCCACGATTCCAATAAGAGCGTCTCGCTCTCCTCGAACCTGCGCAGCAAGGACGGCGCCGGCGCGGGAGTGACCGTTCCGGAAAGCCCGATGTTCGTGACCGACGATCCTTATTACAAGGAGCTGAACGCCTTCGTCCAGGCGCTTCGCGCCGGCGTGACGCCGCCGGTGACCGTATACGACGCTCTGGAGGCGGCCCGCATCGCCCTGGCCGCGCTGGAGTCGATTGAAACTGGAAAGGCTGTGACCCTCTGA
- a CDS encoding type II secretion system protein — MNHRLRRTSAFTLIELLVVIAIIAILAAILFPVFAQAREKARQTACLSNMRQVGLGVTQYVQDNDEAYPLVTYSNDSQTRLMNGVDPYIKSQDVWYCPNYFGVGATKDPNGHPVYENYAGTWYANAGDAYQGKPLADVWGGSGSWYTGHRQPGYMIFMAKAPFGANGYISDPSAPAPLEGYYLSPLHASDEATDYGKGPNGGGGYWWSTAPSEQNIIMTDWFGTSWPYSWLIQMHNTGGKTPGYGTPIKGTNALFMDGHVKLTHPFNTSTTN, encoded by the coding sequence ATGAACCATCGCCTCCGCCGAACTTCTGCGTTCACTTTGATCGAATTGCTCGTTGTGATCGCCATCATTGCGATTCTCGCCGCGATTCTCTTCCCCGTCTTCGCCCAGGCCCGTGAAAAAGCGCGCCAGACGGCGTGCCTTTCCAATATGCGCCAGGTAGGATTAGGCGTGACACAGTACGTGCAGGACAATGACGAAGCCTACCCTCTGGTGACTTACTCCAACGACTCCCAAACACGGTTGATGAACGGAGTCGATCCTTATATCAAAAGCCAGGATGTTTGGTACTGTCCGAATTACTTCGGCGTGGGGGCGACCAAGGATCCGAACGGTCATCCGGTTTATGAGAATTATGCAGGGACATGGTACGCCAACGCCGGAGATGCGTATCAGGGCAAGCCGCTCGCCGATGTCTGGGGTGGAAGCGGCAGCTGGTATACCGGGCATCGCCAGCCGGGCTACATGATCTTCATGGCGAAAGCGCCGTTTGGCGCCAATGGTTACATCAGCGATCCTTCGGCGCCTGCGCCGCTTGAGGGCTATTACTTAAGCCCACTTCATGCTTCCGATGAAGCGACCGATTACGGCAAAGGGCCGAATGGAGGAGGAGGCTACTGGTGGTCAACTGCCCCGTCAGAGCAGAATATTATCATGACGGACTGGTTTGGAACGTCGTGGCCCTATAGTTGGCTGATCCAGATGCACAACACCGGCGGCAAGACGCCCGGCTACGGTACGCCGATCAAAGGCACGAATGCTTTGTTCATGGACGGTCACGTGAAGCTGACTCATCCATTCAACACATCCACCACCAACTGA